The Coffea eugenioides isolate CCC68of chromosome 8, Ceug_1.0, whole genome shotgun sequence genome has a segment encoding these proteins:
- the LOC113780042 gene encoding putative receptor-like protein kinase At3g47110 — MPNLQKFVILGCKLMEGLPLGLQNLTELKYLGLGDMSDELIRKVQNLDKQSEDYQTISRIPQVGIGHFINGFSKNFKGLIHGDPFQALSSWNDSIHFCDWRGVTCGLLHQRVTVLNMSSFHLVGSLSPSVGNLTFLRELNIQDNDFHGMIPEEVGRLFRLQYLRFANNSFEGELPLNITGCSELSILDLRGNRLIGGIRDDLSTLSKLYALSLSRNNFSGSIPPSLGNISSLQILNMSRNNLGGNIPAEIGWLSNLHVLELSSNRLLGAVSPQLYNISTLQIFSITNNLLSGQFPATLIKISIGDNSLTGPIPKSLGSLKELHVLHFGHNPLGTDKANDISFISSTNCTNLQILSLSRIQIGGILPTVIANLSTKLTSLWLNDNIISGSLPSGIGNLASLGYLDILVLEQNMLTGNIPVSLSNCSNLQGFTVSQNRLSGALPKEFLNLVSLDISENKLSGEIPSSIDGCEMLEYLRLKGNFLEGSVPSTLGELKSIHVIDLSQNNLSEQIPTSLAKLKFISTLNLSYNMLEGEVPMDGIFANSSTFSALGNGKLCGGIKALNLSSCPKPTNKKAKLSTPILIVIAITNKKQNQKLSYAELYDSTIGFSSENLIGEGKYGSVYKGVLKPGEQMVAVKVLKLHQHGAHKSFLAECAALRNIRHRNLVKIITSCSSLDFKHNDFKALIFEYVPNGSLENWLHPSSAEEEGQSLMKLQLIQRLNIAIDIASALDYLHNHCGTPIIHCDLKPSNILVGDDFRALVSDFGLAKFLSSIEGKSHQHQSSSVAIRGTVGYVSPEYGMGGEVSTQGDVYSYGILLLELFTGKRPTDSMFTEDFSLHSYVKMALPHQVMEIVDPKISMEAESIPGIITKTSKGGSISQEECYLSMFRIGVSCSEEIQRDRMNIKDVLSGLQGIRNEFIQVINESQMR; from the exons GCttttctaaaaatttcaagGGTCTAATACATGGAGATCCATTCCAGGCTCTAAGCTCCTGGAATGATTCCATTCATTTTTGTGATTGGCGTGGAGTCACATGTGGCCTGCTTCATCAAAGAGTCACTGTCTTGAATATGTCATCATTTCACTTGGTTGGTTCTCTTTCTCCCTCCGTAGGAAACCTTACCTTTCTCAGAGAACTCAATATTCAGGATAACGATTTTCATGGTATGATTCCTGAAGAAGTAGGCAGGCTTTTTCGGCTTCAGTATCTTCGTTTTGCCAATAATTCCTTTGAGGGAGAACTTCCATTAAATATCACGGGTTGTTCAGAGCTAAGTATTCTTGATTTAAGGGGTAACAGGCTCATCGGGGGAATTCGAGATGACCTGAGCACTTTATCTAAGCTTTACGCCCTGAGCCTTTCCAGGAATAATTTCTCAGGCAGCATTCCACCATCTTTAGGTAATATTTCCTCTCTTCAGATACTTAACATGTCAAGAAACAATCTAGGTGGAAATATTCCGGCGGAGATTGGTTGGCTTTCAAATCTGCATGTCCTTGAGCTGTCCTCAAATAGACTTTTAGGTGCAGTTTCTCCTCAGCTCTACAACATTTCGACACTCCAGATCTTTTCTATTACTAACAATCTATTAAGTGGACAGTTTCCTGCTACT CTTATAAAAATTAGCATAGGAGACAATTCACTCACAGGACCAATTCCAAAAAGTCTAGGTAGTCTGAAAGAACTTCACGTTTTACATTTTGGCCATAATCCCCTTGGAACTGATAAAGCAAATGATATTAGCTTTATTTCCTCAACAAATTGCACAAATCTACAAATATTGAGTTTGTCAAGAATTCAAATTGGAGGCATTCTACCAACTgtcattgccaatctttcaacCAAACTCACATCTTTGTGGCTAAATGATAACATTATATCTGGTAGCTTACCTTCTGGGATTGGAAACCTTGCAAGCTTGGGCTATCTCGAT ATTCTTGTATTAGAACAGAACATGCTTacaggtaacattcctgtttcTCTGAGTAACTGCAGTAACTTGCAAGGATTTACTGTTAGTCAGAATCGCCTAAGTGGAGCTTTACCTAAAGAATTCTTG AATCTTGTGTCATTGGATATTTCAGAAAACAAATTATCTGGTGAAATTCCATCCTCTATTGATGGTTGTGAGATGTTGGAATATCTTCGGTTGAAAGGTAACTTTTTGGAAGGCTCTGTACCTTCTACTTTAGGAGAATTGAAAAGCATTCATGTCATAGATCTATCTCAGAATAATTTATCAGAGCAAATTCCAACTTCTTTGGCAAAATTAAAATTCATCAGCACTCTAAATCTTTCCTATAATATGCTAGAGGGTGAAGTGCCAATGGATGGGATCTTTGCAAACTCTAGTACCTTTTCAGCACTGGGGAATGGAAAGCTATGCGGAGGAATCAAAGCATTGAACTTATCATCTTGTCCTAAACCTACCAATAAGAAAGCAAAGCTGTCTACTCCTATACTAATAGTTATTGCCATTACTAATA AAAAACAGAATCAGAAGCTCTCATATGCAGAATTATATGATTCCACCATTGGTTTTTCTTCAGAAAATTTGATTGGTGAAGGTAAATATGGCTCTGTTTACAAAGGGGTCCTCAAACCTGGTGAGCAAATGGTTGCTGTTAAGGTTCTTAAGCTCCACCAACATGGTGCCCATAAGAGCTTCTTGGCTGAATGTGCAGCATTGAGAAACATTCGCCATCGAAACCTTGTCAAGATCATAACCTCTTGTTCAAGTTTAGATTTCAAACACAACGATTTCAAAGCTTTGATTTTTGAATATGTGCCTAATGGAAGTTTAGAGAATTGGTTACATCCAAGTTCAGCTGAGGAAGAAGGACAAAGCCTAATGAAGCTCCAGTTGATACAAAGACTGAATATTGCAATCGACATTGCGTCTGCCTTGGATTACCTTCATAACCATTGTGGGACACCGATTATCCACTGTGATCTAAAGCCGAGCAACATACTTGTAGGTGATGATTTTCGTGCCTTGGTTAGTGATTTTGGCCTAGCAAAATTTCTTTCCTCCATTGAAGGTAAATCCCATCAACATCAAAGCAGCTCAGTAGCAATTAGAGGAACAGTTGGATATGTTTCTCCAG AATATGGCATGGGTGGAGAGGTATCAACACAAGGAGATGTATACAGCTATGGTATTCTATTGCTTGAATTGTTTACAGGGAAAAGGCCTACTGACAGCATGTTCACAGAAGATTTTAGTCTCCATAGTTATGTCAAGATGGCTCTTCCCCACCAGGTAATGGAAATTGTTGATCCAAAGATCTCAATGGAAGCAGAATCCATACCAGGTATAatcaccaaaacaagcaaaGGCGGCAGCATCAGTCAGGAGGAATGCTACTTATCGATGTTTCGGATTGGTGTTTCATGCTCTGAAGAAATTCAGAGGGACAGGATGAATATTAAAGATGTCCTCAGTGGATTACAAGGAATCAGGAATGAGTTTATTCAGGTTATAAATGAGAGCCAAATGAGATGA